The DNA sequence CGGCCTGAAGATCAACGCCGCCGGGCGCGGCATCGGCCTCGGCGCCGTCGGCGTGTCCTCGTCGGGCAACCCGATGCTCGGCTTCCACGTCAACGGCTGATCCCCCGCCGACGTGCTCTCCGTCCTCCGCAGGACCCGGCCACCCCGGGCCCCCTACGGGGACGGACCACGGGGCTGACGACCCCTTAGGGGATGTCACAGCTCGGCCGCAAAGCCGGGCCCGAGAGCCGGGGCCCGGCACACGACCGCCCGGGACCAGGTACGTTCGAGGACGTGGCTGGATTCAGGATCGGACGCGGCCGGAACAACAACGGCGCTCCTCACGCGCGACCGCAACACCCCCCGCACGGACAGCAGACGCCGCAGGGGCCGTCGTACGGCTACCCGCAGGCGCCGCAGCCGTCCCCGCCGCAGCCGTCGTACGGCGGTGGCGGCGCCGGCCCCTGGCCGCACGCGCACCGCGGCCCGGGCGGACCCGGCGGTCACGGGGGTCACGGGGGGCACGGGGAGCCGGAGTACTTCGGCGACGGGGCGTACCCGCAGGGCGCCCAGGGCGCCCCGCACGACCCGTACGCGGCCAACAACCCGGGCCACACCCAGGCCTTCTCCCTCGGCGAGGACCCCTACCAGCAGGGCGACACCTACCGCGCCGGCTCGGCCCCGCCGGCCGGGCCGACCGGCCCCCGCCTGCGCTGGAAGGACCTGCTCAAGGGCATCGTCCTGTCCCCCGCCCAGACGTTCCTGCGGATGCGTGACTACACGATGTGGGGCCCCGCCCTCGTCGTCACCTTCCTCTACGGCCTGCTCGCCGTCTTCGGCTTCGACGGCGCCCGTGCGGACGCGATCAACGCCACCCTGGCGAACGCCGTCCCGATCGTCCTGACGACCGCCGTCGCGATGGTGCTCAGCGCCTTCGTGCTCGGCGTGGTCACCCACACGCTGGCCCGTCAGCTCGGCGGTGACGGCGCCTGGCAGCCCACGGTCGGCCTCTCCATGCTGATCATGTCCCTCACGGACGCGCCCCGCCTGGTCGTCGCCATGTTCGCCGGCGGCGACGCCGCCTTCGTCCAGCTGCTCGGCTGGGCGACCTGGGTGGCGGCCGGCGCCCTGCTCACCGTGATGGTCGGCCGCTCCCACGACCTGCCCTGGCCGAAGGCCCTGGGCGCGTCCGCGATCCAGCTGGCCGCCCTGCTGTCGATCGTGAAGCTGGGCACCTTCTGACCCACGGCCCGTGCTGACGAAGGGGGCTCCCGGCGTGAACCGGGAGCCCCCTTCGGCCTGTTCTCCCCCCACCGCTCAGAACTGCATCTCTCCGCCGTCCACGTACAGGGTGGTGCCCAGCACGAAACTGCTGTCCGCGGAGGCGAGGAAGGCCACCGCGGCGGCGACCTCCTCCGGGCGCCCCAGCCGGCCGACCGGCACCTCCGTCGCGAGGCCCGCCTTGACGGCGGCCGCGTTCTCCGCGCCGACGATGGTGTCGATCCCGGGGGTGTCGATCGCGCCCGGCGAGACCGCGTTGACCCGGATGCCCCGGCCCTTCAGCTCGTTGGCCCAGGTCCGCGTGAGGGACCGGACCGCGGCCTTCGACGCCGCGTACAGGCCGTAGTCCGGCCGGCCGTCGTCGGCGCGGACGGAGGAGTTGATGATCACCGCGGCGCCGTCGTTGAGCAGCGGCAGCGCCTTCTGCACGGTGAGCAGCGTGCCCCGGACGTTGACGCCGAAGATCTGGTCGAACTGCTCCCCGGTGGCCTGCGCGAGGGGTGCGAACGTCGCCGTGGCCGCGTTGGCGAACACCACGTCCAGGCCCCGGCCCCGG is a window from the Streptomyces capillispiralis genome containing:
- a CDS encoding Yip1 family protein — its product is MSQLGRKAGPESRGPAHDRPGPGTFEDVAGFRIGRGRNNNGAPHARPQHPPHGQQTPQGPSYGYPQAPQPSPPQPSYGGGGAGPWPHAHRGPGGPGGHGGHGGHGEPEYFGDGAYPQGAQGAPHDPYAANNPGHTQAFSLGEDPYQQGDTYRAGSAPPAGPTGPRLRWKDLLKGIVLSPAQTFLRMRDYTMWGPALVVTFLYGLLAVFGFDGARADAINATLANAVPIVLTTAVAMVLSAFVLGVVTHTLARQLGGDGAWQPTVGLSMLIMSLTDAPRLVVAMFAGGDAAFVQLLGWATWVAAGALLTVMVGRSHDLPWPKALGASAIQLAALLSIVKLGTF
- a CDS encoding SDR family NAD(P)-dependent oxidoreductase, whose product is MGQLVGKTAVVTGGGTGIGLATTARLVSEGAHVFITGRREDVLDRAVGSIGSAVTAVPGDIADPADLDRLYDAVRDRGRGLDVVFANAATATFAPLAQATGEQFDQIFGVNVRGTLLTVQKALPLLNDGAAVIINSSVRADDGRPDYGLYAASKAAVRSLTRTWANELKGRGIRVNAVSPGAIDTPGIDTIVGAENAAAVKAGLATEVPVGRLGRPEEVAAAVAFLASADSSFVLGTTLYVDGGEMQF